In Rosa chinensis cultivar Old Blush chromosome 1, RchiOBHm-V2, whole genome shotgun sequence, a genomic segment contains:
- the LOC112200511 gene encoding uncharacterized protein LOC112200511, with amino-acid sequence MAEEQHKGEVSSNMEVIAAIQDMASAIRENRNGNHQEGNEERVMRIQGEFRKARPPIFKGTLDPMIAEEWLRQIKRTLNNQKVPEDLKVIISCTYLEGAAYHWWESVLATPDTEITTWDAFEVIFLEKYFPDTVKQAKAKEFMFLSKGEMTVAEYQGRFEELMRFAPGIIPNEATKAKKFEEGLNPEIREKVSILKLLKYSEVVD; translated from the coding sequence ATGGCAGAAGAACAACATAAGGGTGAGGTTAGTAGTAACATGGAAGTCATAGCTGCTATTCAAGATATGGCAAGTGCAATAAGGGAAAATCGCAATGGTAATCATCAAGAAGGTAATGAAGAACGAGTTATGAGAATACAAGGTGAATTTCGTAAGGCTCGACCTCCTATATTCAAGGGTACCTTAGATCCCATGATAGCTGAAGAATGGTTGAGGCAAATCAAGAGAACCTTGAATAATCAAAAAGTGCCGGAAGATTTGAAAGTAATTATTTCATGTACTTACTTGGAAGGTGCAGCTTATCACTGGTGGGAATCAGTTCTTGCTACTCCAGACACTGAAATTACAACCTGGGATGCATTTGAAGttatttttcttgagaaataTTTCCCAGACACAGTAAAGCAAGCCAAGGCAAAAGAGTTTATGTTTCTATCTAAAGGGGAAATGACAGTAGCTGAATACCAAGGTAGATTTGAGGAACTTATGCGGTTTGCTCCAGGTATTATTCCCAATGAGGCTACTAAAGCAAAGAAATTTGAGGAAGGACTTAATCCTGAGATTAGGGAGAAAGTATCGATTCTAAAGTTATTGAAATATTCAGAAGTGGTAGACTGA